The Papaver somniferum cultivar HN1 chromosome 6, ASM357369v1, whole genome shotgun sequence genome segment CTAAGGAAACCAATGTGTAACTGATAGTTgcacatgtgtaactctcagttatctTTCAGATACAGTTgtttaaaaaacataaaaatcatACCATGATCACCATTGATCCAAGTAGCTGCAATCAAGCAACCTCTGAATataccagtaaggaaagtagcatCCAAGTAGACCATTAATTGACAACACCGGTACCCTTGGATGCATGCAGCAAACAAGATGAAAATCCATTGGAACTGTTTCTTTGCAGGGTAAAATTCAAAGTCTATCACACTACATGGGTTTGTTTCCATGATAGCATTCATATACCATACCAAGTGTGAGTATGACTTCACATCATCACCATAAATGGACTTGTACACCTTTTCCCTCCCATTATAAGCCTAATAAtattcaataaaaattccatagTTGGTCTGAAAATCAACAACAATTTTTCTTGGATTCTTGTGAGGATTTTTCCTAACTTctttctcaatcaaactagacgtGAAGCTTGTCGAGTATTTTTGGTTTAAATTACGCCCACCAACACCACAAGTGTGCTCAGGGTTATAAGCCCTGACCTGAAAAAGTCCATACAAAATCAAAGAAACCAACCAAAAACCAATCTGGTGCAAAAAACATCATATGTAAATCAAAGTTACACATAGTATAAAACATAAACTGTAACAAAACATTACATATGCTAACAACCAAAGATAACCAAACACAGAAAACCAACCTGAAACATTTCATTCCTTTCATCAATAGAAGCTGCATAAAATTTCCAGCCGCATTATTTTActgcacacttagccgtgaacctaAAACGTTCATTGTGTGTTACAACCATGTTGAAACCAGTGCCAAGACGATACTTGGTGTAATAAATCATGACTTCcttaactccttcaacaaacacatgacCAATCTCACCAAGGACCTTAgccaaccatccgataacaaaggtttTGCAGGCTTGCTcttatcttccaaatacattcCAAGTGATTGAGTGTTTCTCGACGACGTACTAGAACCATTAGTAATAGAAGAAGATGACCTGGAGCTAGATGAGGAGGCTACATGAGtaacattttgcaagaaaatattgaaactagTATTTATATATATTTACTATGTGTAATGGATGTAAGAGCTTGAAGCGAATAATCACAGTCAATTGGAGGATCTTTCTCACCTTCTTGGAAGAAGAAACAAATACCAAATGGAGTAAATTGCTTCCATTGCTTGCAAAATTGgtccttaaactcatcaagtgTGGTTTCAACATCAACACGAGTGGTAATGAAATCTTCAAAGTAGCGAACAACAACAATGCAACTCACAGCCGCCATGGCAAACTGAAAAAAACAAGCATATACTAAaaatatcaacaaaaaaaaaaaactaacgaaATTCACTCGAGGGCGTTGCCTCCTCGTTAGAAATATATCATATGCGGCAAGTTAAACAAAAAATGAACAATGAAAATACTCGACAAAGGGAAAAAAAAGAATTGTCTTAAAGATACACAAGCTATAATTACACATGctacaacacacatttaacaaaACATTTTGTCTTCatagatttgttgttttcttcttATATCAACAAAtactaacaaaaattataaacgGAATTCATCTAGTACTAAATCTCTTCTCAAATCAGACATGCAAATAacccaaaaacaaaatcaaaatcgtaTAAAAACAAACTtgaaatcaaacaacaacaatataATTTTACCTAACTTTGTTGTTATTCTTTCGAAATAATGtggtttcttctttttcttcttcgtatcaacaaatcccaaataaaaaaaataaatcaaaaatcagaaaaaatcaaaatcatagcattcaaaaAAACTCAAACAACAATAGATTCGTACtggaaagacgagggtacccaaatatacctcaatcaaaaacttttcctacttataagtcctttctccgaaagtgattgtctatggactgagtcgagacaatgcaactaatcggttcacacttcgtgtgattgtctatggatacgagatcgagataatacaacaacgaaatatgtttacatgataaaaggttcggacttaaccaaacacaatcggattacttatcaagtaaataagaattaacgttttgtgtaatttactttaattataataaaacaattataatgcggaaatataaagtaaatgacacggcaagattttgttaacgagggaaccgcaaatgcataaaaaccccgggaccttgtccagaattggatactctcgtgcttaagccgctataaaaaataacctaacttcgtatagttgagaccaaacaactaaacctatagttcacctagttccgtatgtattcccactcctccaacttatgaataagtcacgtacttggaacaattcctttggttcgtatttcaaacagtaaaggaacaataaatctgtttggtatcaactctcttcaaccaagtgatatgtgtcggacaaaggctcttctgtttatcttaacataacctCCTTCGttgggtccttagatctatcttatgttcaattaccaaagtaatcgttgagactttgcaatcaacactcttaatccaaagaattatgttgatgcctatctactcaaataatcaatccaattctatcacaaggataaaaccgattatagttggatcctctttttaccaaaacaagtattgtgcacaccaaagattatgaaccccaaatcagaaatcttcaatattttctttgtcttcaaatcttcttagattttcAATAAATACCTCcatacaacaacttgaatctcttgtgatcaatcatgcacaaaacggagtctgttaacaatggattatcacaagatcgtctttagatctacaaacagtctaaaaatccctgtcgaaactatgaactagtttgagtgaatcttatatcagaagagaagatcctcaagcataaacaaactaggtgcaatcaaaattcaaccaccgttagtcaatcaaaccaatGAAAACAatagataaaccacaattatctagtttcccaccaacggtactaatagagcttcgcaatcccaaagaagacattaaactgagcggttgtaagagatttggcctaattaggttactctcctctccgaataggcggcttcaccagtagtagcacaacaagaggtagtttgctgttatgaaggattagtttgctagaaatgcaaacttcaagtatttatagactaggaagtttggacaccaaggaatttccaaaaccgaaaatattctcaagatattcattaaatcacaaattcagtttccataatttgtGGAAAGGCTCTGTCCAACAATAATGactgaaatctcttggaaaatctctaattagtaaatgcacattactaattcttattttccta includes the following:
- the LOC113290870 gene encoding uncharacterized protein LOC113290870, yielding MAAVSCIVVVRYFEDFITTRVDVETTLDEFKDQFCKQWKQFTPFGICFFFQEASSSSSRSSSSITNGSSTSSRNTQSLGMYLEDKSKPAKPLLSDGWLRSLVRAYNPEHTCGVGGRNLNQKYSTSFTSSLIEKEAYNGREKVYKSIYGDDVKSYSHLVWYMNAIMETNPCSVIDFEFYPAKKQFQWIFILFAACIQGYRCCQLMVYLDATFLTGIFRGCLIAATWINGDHGFFPLAIALVDAENNNNWEWFLRNLTQNNLPITGSDPRYTLMFDHFQEATYALSPENHAKAIQKITYLNCDWVDDYIDDIPPESYMNAYFKGYRCGRTTSTSGGSFNSWILIRMKVMVMMTDHHDDDAKMMTPLTLECKKNLEALQDEGLYWKVGIYCFPCDHALASIRKIKHQAIDFVPSYLTSNYFRKTYVHCIQSIPNYNRPADIDEDHTINPPII